One part of the Terrimicrobium sacchariphilum genome encodes these proteins:
- a CDS encoding sensor histidine kinase produces the protein MEGAARSNEGGYRETYGPSVDLAWTQAVQNSQGSDTHRWRGLEKLPLFWRLQLCGWLGWAVCSSPINFTIYTDISTAFLITCVRELTGFFLTLGLREIYRRTPIGRLEVWAAAPLIVLICVMTAALDVASLAVLQKSLHLSEEDFSNSHMLGLIFCLRALLFVSWSGLYLSFRGLLQTREQSALLFRAEKLRHEAELQMLRSQTNPHFLFNAFNTILSEGKGNPRVIELVKSLSDYLRYSLSCRHEGFVSLGAEIDAIASYLEVEKARFGGDLILEMNVTETARSAGVPGVIIQPLIENAIKYGRETCNPPLKVRIAAETGPHALRIEVSNTGRWLPLRKPRKNQPSGSGLQNLRRRLEAIYPGTHRFEIGERHGEVVALVEIQMNHDYDKRLQDYELRQRMEP, from the coding sequence GTGGAGGGCGCGGCGCGGAGCAACGAGGGAGGCTATCGGGAGACATATGGTCCCTCGGTCGATCTTGCATGGACACAAGCCGTCCAGAATTCTCAAGGCTCTGATACGCATCGCTGGAGGGGCCTGGAAAAGCTGCCGCTCTTCTGGCGGCTGCAACTTTGCGGCTGGCTGGGGTGGGCGGTGTGTTCGTCTCCGATCAATTTCACGATCTACACCGACATCAGCACGGCCTTTCTCATCACGTGTGTGAGGGAGCTTACAGGTTTTTTTCTCACGCTGGGACTGCGGGAAATCTATCGCCGCACCCCCATTGGAAGGCTCGAGGTCTGGGCTGCGGCTCCGCTCATCGTCCTGATCTGTGTGATGACGGCAGCGCTGGACGTCGCCTCGCTCGCGGTATTGCAGAAGAGCCTGCATCTGTCTGAGGAGGACTTCAGCAATTCCCATATGCTGGGGCTGATCTTTTGCCTTCGCGCGTTGTTGTTTGTTTCCTGGAGCGGTTTGTATCTTTCCTTTCGCGGCCTATTGCAGACACGGGAGCAGTCGGCGCTGCTCTTTCGCGCGGAGAAGCTGCGGCACGAGGCGGAACTACAGATGCTGCGCTCTCAAACGAACCCGCATTTTCTCTTTAATGCCTTCAACACGATCCTGAGCGAGGGGAAGGGAAATCCCCGGGTGATCGAGCTGGTGAAATCTCTTTCGGACTATCTGCGGTATTCTCTCTCCTGTCGTCACGAGGGCTTTGTTTCGCTCGGGGCGGAGATTGATGCCATTGCGAGTTACCTCGAGGTCGAAAAAGCGCGATTCGGCGGCGACCTCATTCTCGAGATGAACGTCACGGAGACGGCGCGATCTGCCGGGGTGCCCGGAGTGATCATCCAGCCGCTCATCGAGAATGCCATCAAGTACGGGCGCGAAACCTGCAATCCCCCGCTCAAGGTGCGCATCGCGGCCGAGACGGGGCCGCATGCACTCCGCATCGAGGTGAGCAACACCGGCCGCTGGCTGCCCCTGCGCAAGCCGCGTAAAAATCAGCCGTCTGGCTCCGGGTTGCAGAACCTCCGTCGCCGCCTTGAGGCAATTTATCCCGGGACGCATCGGTTTGAAATCGGAGAGCGGCATGGCGAGGTGGTTGCCCTGGTCGAGATTCAGATGAATCACGATTACGACAAACGATTGCAGGATTACGAACTGCGCCAGAGGATGGAGCCATGA
- a CDS encoding LytR/AlgR family response regulator transcription factor has protein sequence MISWRALIIDDETPARNHLRELLQAHSQVEILGEASCVSEAAKLCAELSPSLLFLDLQMPRGLGFDLLPLINPVPEIIFVTAYNEYAVRAFEVGAVDYLLKPIFADRLEIALARLGHHLPKPAEKTVSALDEDSPIFLRTSSGLRAVLVHHVTHVMADGNYTTLWLENGTSILADRTMHEWESILPAARFIRLDRSLMVNTSHLKELTVISRDLAHLSLTGCAEPIKIGRAARSRLRQLQLFR, from the coding sequence ATGATTTCTTGGCGAGCGCTGATCATTGATGACGAGACGCCGGCGCGGAATCATCTGCGCGAGCTGCTCCAGGCTCACTCGCAGGTGGAGATCCTGGGGGAGGCGAGTTGCGTGAGCGAGGCGGCGAAGCTTTGTGCGGAGCTGAGTCCGTCGCTGCTCTTTCTCGATCTGCAAATGCCGCGGGGACTCGGCTTTGACTTGCTGCCGCTGATCAATCCCGTGCCGGAGATTATCTTTGTGACAGCGTATAACGAGTATGCCGTGCGGGCGTTTGAAGTGGGCGCCGTGGATTACCTCTTGAAGCCGATCTTTGCCGATCGCCTGGAGATCGCGCTGGCTCGTCTCGGGCACCACCTGCCGAAGCCTGCGGAGAAAACCGTATCGGCTCTCGATGAGGATTCGCCGATCTTCCTGCGTACCAGCAGCGGGCTGCGGGCAGTGCTGGTCCATCACGTGACCCATGTGATGGCCGATGGAAACTACACCACGCTCTGGCTGGAAAATGGCACCTCGATTCTCGCCGATCGCACCATGCATGAGTGGGAGAGCATCCTCCCGGCCGCCCGTTTCATCAGGCTCGACAGATCTCTGATGGTCAATACGAGCCATCTGAAGGAATTGACTGTTATCTCGCGCGATCTTGCGCATTTATCGCTCACCGGGTGTGCCGAACCGATCAAAATCGGACGCGCTGCCCGGAGCAGATTGCGACAGTTGCAGCTTTTTCGCTGA
- the urtA gene encoding urea ABC transporter substrate-binding protein, whose product MKLSQTLQAMAVGASLLVGTMAPVRAAEDTVKVGVLHSLSGTMAISETSLRDVLLFAFDEINAKGGVLGKKIEPVVVDGASNWPLFAEKAKQLLEVDKVAVVFGCWTSVSRKSVLPVFEKNNGLLFYPVQYEGEELSKNIFYTAEAVNQQAIPAVDYLLADGRKKFYLIGTDYVYPQTTNLVLLEYLLSKGVPIENIGGGLRKDEAGKVISAGKYTPFGHTDYQQIVAEIKQFAATGDACVINTINGDSNVPFFKEFAASGLTAADCPVVSMSLSEDELRSLPTKDLVGHLGCWAYFMSIDSKENAAFKKNFFDWLKTAKVQGIERTNRVTCSPMVLSYDGVYLWKAAVEKAGSFDVDKVREVLESGKITFDGPNGLNTVEKNHHTKKNTYIGETKADGQFKIVEEFKQVYPEPFLKGTFVKE is encoded by the coding sequence ATGAAACTCTCGCAAACACTTCAGGCCATGGCGGTCGGTGCGTCCCTTCTCGTCGGGACAATGGCGCCGGTTCGTGCGGCCGAGGACACGGTCAAAGTCGGCGTCCTGCATTCTCTCAGCGGTACCATGGCGATCAGCGAAACTTCGCTGCGCGACGTACTCCTTTTTGCCTTCGATGAAATCAATGCCAAAGGCGGCGTGCTCGGCAAGAAGATCGAGCCGGTCGTGGTCGATGGCGCCTCGAACTGGCCGCTCTTTGCGGAAAAGGCCAAACAGCTCCTGGAAGTCGACAAGGTCGCGGTGGTCTTCGGCTGCTGGACCTCGGTGAGCCGCAAGTCGGTGCTCCCGGTGTTCGAGAAGAACAACGGCCTGCTGTTCTACCCCGTACAGTACGAGGGTGAGGAACTCTCAAAGAACATCTTCTACACCGCGGAGGCGGTGAACCAGCAGGCGATCCCGGCGGTGGACTATCTCCTCGCTGATGGGCGCAAGAAATTCTACCTCATCGGCACGGACTACGTATATCCGCAGACCACGAATCTCGTGCTGCTGGAGTACCTCCTGTCCAAAGGGGTGCCGATCGAGAACATCGGCGGCGGCCTGCGCAAGGACGAGGCTGGCAAGGTGATCTCCGCGGGCAAGTACACGCCCTTTGGCCACACCGACTACCAGCAGATCGTGGCTGAGATCAAACAGTTCGCTGCCACGGGGGATGCCTGCGTGATCAACACGATCAATGGGGACTCGAATGTGCCGTTCTTCAAGGAATTCGCTGCCTCCGGCCTCACGGCCGCTGACTGCCCGGTCGTTTCCATGAGCCTTTCGGAAGACGAACTTCGCAGCCTGCCCACGAAGGATCTCGTCGGCCATCTTGGCTGCTGGGCGTACTTCATGTCGATTGACTCCAAGGAAAACGCAGCCTTCAAGAAGAACTTTTTTGACTGGCTCAAGACCGCCAAGGTGCAGGGTATCGAGCGCACGAATCGCGTGACCTGCAGCCCGATGGTGCTTTCCTACGACGGCGTCTATCTCTGGAAGGCTGCGGTCGAGAAGGCCGGCTCCTTTGATGTGGACAAGGTCCGCGAGGTTCTCGAGTCAGGCAAGATCACCTTCGACGGTCCGAATGGACTCAACACGGTGGAGAAAAATCACCACACGAAGAAGAATACCTACATCGGTGAAACCAAGGCCGACGGGCAGTTCAAGATCGTGGAGGAATTCAAACAGGTCTACCCCGAGCCGTTCCTCAAGGGAACGTTCGTGAAGGAGTAG
- the urtB gene encoding urea ABC transporter permease subunit UrtB, translating to MMRPYVQRSLCLVAAMAMTFASLVQADESESSARQSAARAILASESEQAMIVQDMAANPSPILGPIFEAWQRSQVYIYEAPDGARIPFMLMPDGSGSKAVRIDNGEPLVGPNGAPVVVDEATMKPVETFAKLRRAMRSTMDLLALADPAPATRQSAILKLGMKQSPEALPILNARLAREQDKAVKNGILDAIAIINLASPDPKMQIDALNQLKKSNSVPSRELVAKMAADEKLSPKVRAAAASTLKAIDNHLFWVDFFGTMFRGVSLGSVLLVVALGLAITFGLMGVINMAHGEIMVVGGYATYLVQCIFGTGVALAPFGISVNIPGFGFDSNSGIYQSYFLFALPVAFFSAAAVGVLLERGVIQFLYRRPLESLLATWGVSLVMQQLFRLIFGPANAPVYSPAWLLGSFSVGDVIMNYNRVFVIIFAVAIVVGTSLLLAKTPVGLLIRAVMQDRTTAACMGVRTRKVNTLTFAFGSGLAGLAGAFLSQIGNIGPSTGQTYIVDSFMVVVVGGVGNLIGTVISALGIGTLDQILQTGLRNPVIGKVLVLVGIILFLQWKPSGLFATKGRGLEN from the coding sequence ATGATGCGACCATACGTCCAGCGTTCACTTTGTCTTGTCGCCGCAATGGCGATGACATTTGCCTCTCTCGTCCAGGCGGACGAGTCGGAGAGCTCGGCCCGCCAGAGCGCCGCCCGCGCCATCCTCGCCTCCGAGAGCGAGCAGGCGATGATCGTACAGGACATGGCTGCAAACCCTTCGCCCATCCTGGGGCCGATTTTCGAGGCCTGGCAGCGCAGTCAGGTCTACATCTACGAGGCTCCGGACGGAGCGCGGATTCCCTTTATGCTTATGCCGGACGGCTCTGGCTCCAAGGCTGTGCGGATCGACAACGGAGAGCCTCTCGTCGGGCCCAATGGAGCGCCCGTCGTGGTGGACGAGGCGACCATGAAGCCGGTGGAGACCTTTGCCAAACTGCGTCGCGCCATGCGTTCCACCATGGATCTCCTGGCATTGGCTGATCCGGCGCCCGCCACCCGCCAGAGCGCCATCCTCAAGCTGGGCATGAAACAGTCGCCCGAGGCGCTTCCCATTCTCAACGCCCGCCTGGCGCGGGAACAGGACAAGGCGGTCAAAAACGGGATCCTCGACGCCATCGCCATCATCAATCTCGCGTCGCCCGATCCGAAAATGCAAATCGACGCCTTGAACCAGTTGAAAAAGTCGAACTCCGTGCCGAGCAGGGAGCTGGTCGCCAAAATGGCTGCGGATGAAAAGCTCTCTCCCAAGGTAAGGGCGGCTGCCGCGTCTACGCTGAAGGCAATCGACAACCATCTCTTCTGGGTCGATTTCTTCGGCACCATGTTTCGCGGAGTGAGTCTCGGATCGGTTCTACTCGTCGTCGCGCTGGGGCTGGCTATTACCTTCGGCCTCATGGGTGTGATCAACATGGCTCATGGCGAGATCATGGTGGTGGGCGGCTATGCGACCTATCTCGTGCAGTGTATCTTCGGAACGGGAGTCGCTCTCGCACCTTTTGGGATTAGCGTGAACATCCCGGGATTCGGCTTCGATTCAAACTCGGGCATCTATCAAAGCTACTTCCTCTTTGCTTTGCCCGTCGCTTTCTTCAGCGCGGCGGCGGTGGGTGTTTTGCTGGAGCGCGGAGTCATTCAGTTTCTCTATCGTCGTCCGCTGGAGTCCCTGCTCGCCACGTGGGGCGTATCGCTGGTCATGCAGCAGCTCTTTCGCCTGATCTTTGGACCAGCCAATGCACCGGTATACTCCCCCGCATGGCTGCTGGGCAGCTTCTCCGTGGGGGATGTGATCATGAACTACAATCGTGTGTTTGTGATCATCTTTGCGGTGGCCATCGTGGTGGGCACCTCGCTCCTCCTGGCCAAGACGCCCGTAGGCCTGCTCATCCGCGCGGTGATGCAGGATCGCACGACGGCGGCTTGCATGGGCGTACGGACCCGCAAGGTCAACACACTCACGTTTGCCTTCGGTTCCGGGCTGGCCGGGCTGGCAGGAGCCTTTCTCTCGCAGATCGGCAACATCGGCCCGAGCACGGGTCAGACGTACATTGTCGATTCCTTCATGGTTGTCGTCGTCGGTGGAGTAGGCAATCTCATCGGCACCGTCATCTCTGCACTCGGCATCGGAACGCTTGACCAGATACTCCAAACCGGCCTGCGAAATCCTGTCATCGGAAAGGTGCTCGTGCTGGTCGGCATCATCCTCTTCCTCCAGTGGAAGCCTTCAGGCCTTTTCGCCACCAAGGGACGCGGGCTGGAAAACTAA
- the urtC gene encoding urea ABC transporter permease subunit UrtC has product MKQEVSKKEVLIGAIVAVFLIAVIPGLNAFTPAGSSLHVSDFNINLWGQYLCLAIVAVSIDLLWGYTGLLSLGQMLFFSLGGYALGMHLMLMIGKLGQYKSDLPDFMVFLGYTKLPAHWEPFAHFGFAAFAVLWVPGVVAFIFGYLAFRSRIRGVYFSILTQALTYAACLLFFRNELTLGGNNGFTDFKTLLGFDLGTPGTQRGLYIASAVALVLVYVLCRWLTLTKFGKVQRAIRDSENRVLFSGYAAANFKLFVFVLAGMIAGLAGALYVPQVGIINPSQMEPAKSLEAIVWVAVGGRASLIGPIIGAIGVNGLKSWASQAFPAYWPIFLGAMFVVVVLFMPRGVVGLPAQIQEAWRRHKRAREAAAEAAAAATQVPKDSQS; this is encoded by the coding sequence ATGAAACAGGAAGTTTCCAAAAAAGAGGTTCTCATCGGAGCGATCGTCGCGGTGTTTCTTATCGCGGTCATCCCGGGTCTGAACGCATTCACTCCGGCGGGGAGTTCACTCCATGTGAGCGATTTCAATATCAACCTGTGGGGACAATATCTCTGCCTGGCCATTGTGGCGGTGAGCATCGACCTGCTCTGGGGATACACGGGATTGCTGAGCCTCGGGCAGATGCTCTTCTTTTCGCTTGGCGGCTATGCGCTCGGCATGCACCTCATGCTGATGATCGGCAAGCTCGGTCAATACAAGAGCGACCTGCCGGACTTCATGGTCTTCCTCGGGTATACGAAGCTGCCCGCGCACTGGGAGCCGTTTGCGCATTTTGGATTTGCCGCCTTCGCGGTACTCTGGGTGCCAGGGGTGGTGGCTTTCATCTTTGGGTATCTCGCATTCCGCTCCCGCATCCGGGGTGTTTATTTCTCGATCCTCACACAGGCGCTCACCTATGCAGCGTGTCTCCTCTTCTTCCGCAACGAGCTGACGCTGGGCGGCAACAATGGGTTTACCGATTTCAAAACCCTGCTCGGCTTTGACCTGGGCACTCCTGGCACACAGCGTGGACTCTACATCGCCTCGGCGGTCGCACTGGTGCTGGTGTATGTCCTGTGCCGGTGGTTGACCCTGACGAAGTTTGGCAAGGTCCAGCGGGCGATCCGAGACAGTGAAAATCGGGTGCTTTTCTCCGGCTACGCGGCGGCGAATTTCAAGCTCTTCGTCTTCGTTCTCGCAGGTATGATCGCGGGTCTGGCGGGTGCACTGTACGTGCCTCAGGTCGGCATCATCAATCCCAGCCAGATGGAACCCGCCAAATCGCTGGAGGCCATCGTATGGGTGGCGGTGGGCGGACGGGCTTCCCTTATCGGGCCGATCATTGGAGCCATCGGCGTGAATGGCCTGAAAAGCTGGGCCAGCCAGGCATTCCCTGCGTATTGGCCGATCTTTCTTGGGGCGATGTTTGTGGTGGTCGTGCTCTTCATGCCGCGAGGCGTTGTTGGTTTGCCCGCGCAGATCCAGGAGGCTTGGCGAAGACATAAGCGAGCCAGGGAGGCTGCCGCAGAAGCTGCTGCTGCCGCAACTCAAGTGCCAAAGGATTCCCAGTCATGA
- the urtD gene encoding urea ABC transporter ATP-binding protein UrtD → MSKQFLLAAEGVTKSFDGFKAINDLNFYLDKGELRTIIGPNGAGKSTFLDLITGRTRPDTGTIEYKGTPLTKLREYEIYRLGIGRKFQTPSVYSDHTVFENILLGLEGSRSVWPSIFSRVKPEQRERIHEVLKTIGLADKAELKAGTLAHGQKQWLEIGMLLAQNAELLLVDEPAAGMTDEETAKTGELLLSLAGKHTIIVIEHDMVFVRQLGSKVTVLHQGHVLCDGSLDQVQADERVIEVYLGRKKKH, encoded by the coding sequence ATGAGCAAGCAGTTCCTACTCGCCGCGGAAGGCGTCACAAAGAGCTTCGATGGGTTCAAGGCCATCAACGACCTGAACTTCTACCTCGATAAGGGGGAGTTGCGGACGATCATCGGTCCGAACGGTGCGGGCAAAAGCACGTTCCTCGACCTGATCACAGGCCGCACCCGCCCGGATACCGGCACGATCGAGTACAAAGGGACACCGCTGACGAAGCTAAGGGAATACGAAATTTACCGGCTCGGCATCGGACGGAAGTTCCAGACGCCGAGTGTGTATAGCGACCATACGGTATTCGAGAACATCCTCCTCGGTCTCGAGGGAAGCCGAAGCGTGTGGCCATCCATTTTCAGCCGGGTCAAGCCGGAGCAGCGGGAGCGCATTCACGAGGTGCTGAAGACGATCGGCCTTGCCGACAAGGCCGAGCTGAAAGCAGGCACACTGGCGCACGGGCAGAAGCAGTGGCTGGAAATCGGCATGCTGCTCGCGCAAAATGCCGAGCTGCTCCTCGTCGATGAACCCGCGGCGGGCATGACGGACGAGGAGACCGCCAAGACTGGCGAGTTGCTCCTCAGCCTGGCGGGGAAACACACGATCATTGTCATCGAGCACGACATGGTTTTTGTCCGACAGCTCGGCAGCAAGGTTACCGTGCTCCATCAGGGCCACGTCCTTTGCGATGGCTCCCTCGATCAGGTGCAGGCCGACGAGCGCGTCATCGAAGTTTATCTCGGCCGCAAAAAGAAACACTAG
- a CDS encoding ATP-binding cassette domain-containing protein — protein MLSIKNLCVSLDGSRILRDVSIDVPENQVFCLMGRNGVGKTTTLKSIVGIHRPTSGCIIFKGKDISQMPAEDRARAGIGYVPQGRGIFPHLTVEENLFIGAIAQGKKPGRSLERIYSLFPILKDFLSRKGGMLSGGQQQQLSIARALLTEPDLLILDEPTEGIQPNIIDQIGDALKLLRRGGHHNEPGLMAEAVQLLKKLRDESDYPEPALIEKLSDDINEMRRVGAERNAAAFTELSRTFEAIRQKGPHEGNLLGEEIANALDQLHSEKSMTILLVEQYLDFCKELADNFAILDRGSVVARGSVNELTDEVVREHLTV, from the coding sequence ATGCTCTCGATCAAAAATCTCTGCGTCTCTCTCGACGGGTCCCGCATCCTGCGCGATGTCAGCATCGATGTGCCGGAGAATCAGGTGTTTTGCCTCATGGGGCGCAATGGCGTAGGCAAGACGACCACGCTGAAAAGCATCGTAGGCATTCACCGCCCGACCAGCGGCTGCATCATTTTCAAGGGAAAGGATATTTCCCAGATGCCAGCCGAGGACCGGGCGCGGGCGGGTATTGGCTACGTCCCGCAGGGGCGCGGTATCTTCCCGCACCTCACGGTGGAGGAAAATCTCTTTATCGGCGCGATCGCCCAGGGCAAGAAGCCCGGTCGCTCACTGGAACGCATCTACTCGCTCTTCCCGATCCTGAAGGACTTCCTTTCACGCAAGGGGGGCATGCTCTCGGGAGGCCAGCAGCAGCAACTCTCCATCGCGCGGGCGCTGCTCACAGAACCGGATTTGTTGATCCTCGACGAGCCGACGGAGGGCATTCAGCCCAACATCATCGATCAGATCGGCGACGCCTTGAAGCTCCTGCGCCGTGGCGGCCATCACAATGAGCCCGGCCTTATGGCCGAGGCAGTCCAGCTTCTCAAGAAGTTGCGCGATGAATCCGACTATCCGGAACCGGCGCTGATCGAGAAACTGAGTGACGACATCAATGAAATGCGGCGTGTGGGCGCAGAGCGAAACGCGGCCGCCTTTACCGAGCTCTCCAGGACGTTCGAGGCCATTCGCCAAAAGGGCCCGCACGAGGGCAATCTCTTGGGCGAGGAGATCGCCAATGCCCTCGACCAACTCCACAGTGAGAAGTCGATGACGATCCTGCTCGTGGAGCAATATCTCGATTTTTGTAAAGAACTCGCCGACAACTTCGCCATCCTCGACCGGGGAAGCGTGGTGGCACGCGGGTCGGTGAATGAGCTCACTGATGAAGTTGTCAGGGAGCATCTCACCGTATGA
- a CDS encoding urease subunit gamma, with protein MHLSPRETEKLMIVVAADLARRRQKRGLKLNYPEAIAILTYEILEGARDGRSVAELMSFGTTILKREDVMEGVPEMIAEVQAEATFPDGTKLVTVHNPIR; from the coding sequence ATGCACCTGAGTCCTCGTGAGACGGAAAAACTCATGATCGTGGTCGCTGCCGATCTGGCCCGTCGGCGGCAAAAGCGTGGGTTGAAGCTGAACTATCCCGAGGCCATCGCCATCCTGACGTACGAGATCCTCGAGGGAGCTCGCGACGGGAGATCGGTGGCCGAGCTGATGAGCTTTGGCACGACCATCCTCAAGCGCGAGGACGTGATGGAGGGCGTGCCGGAGATGATTGCCGAGGTGCAGGCTGAGGCCACGTTCCCGGATGGCACGAAACTTGTTACAGTTCACAATCCCATCCGATGA
- a CDS encoding urease subunit beta, translating into MIPGEIILSQDGHHEANQGLEWKTIVVTHRGDRPVQVGSHFHFYEVNSLLDFDREAARGFRLRIPSGTAVRFEPGDTREVELVALAGKREVYGLNGKVNGPL; encoded by the coding sequence ATGATCCCCGGCGAAATCATTCTTTCTCAAGACGGTCACCATGAGGCCAATCAGGGTCTTGAATGGAAAACGATCGTTGTCACCCACCGGGGCGACCGGCCCGTACAGGTGGGCAGCCATTTTCATTTTTACGAGGTCAACAGCCTGCTCGACTTTGATCGCGAGGCAGCGCGAGGGTTTCGGTTGCGCATTCCCTCCGGCACGGCCGTGCGTTTTGAACCGGGCGACACGCGTGAGGTGGAACTCGTGGCTCTCGCCGGGAAACGTGAAGTTTATGGCCTCAATGGAAAGGTGAATGGACCGCTATGA
- the ureC gene encoding urease subunit alpha translates to MKLTRELYAEMFGPTVGDQVRLADTELFIQVERDLIAENGGYGGEVKFGGGKVIRDGMGQSPLALDHECLDLVITNALILDPVQGVIKADIGVKHGRIVGIGHAGNPLIQNGITMVIGAATDVIAGEGCIVTAGGIDSHIHFICPQQIEHAIAAGTTTLLGGGTGPTHGTYATTVTPGQWNIHRMLEAADEYPVNIGYLGKGNCSTPGPLREQILAGAIGLKLHEDWGTTPAAIDCCLGVADELDVQVAIHTDTLNEAGFVEDTLRAFKGRAIHTYHSEGAGGGHAPDIIRVCGEANVLPSSTNPTRPYTVNTIDEHLDMLMVCHHLDSNIPEDVAFAESRIRGETIAAEDLLHDLGAFSMMSSDSQAMGRIGETITRTWQTAHKMKVQFGKLAASAAGIAHATADNFRALRYIAKYTINPAITHGIAHEVGSIEVGKLADLVVWKPAFFGVKPEVVLKGGLIAYANMGDPNASIPTPQPMFYRPQFAAHGRARLGTSVTFVSQASLDQGLAGAVRVGKRLVPVRNTRRITKRDLLWNDAMPRIEVDPETYTVKADGVELRCAPAEVLPMAQRYFLF, encoded by the coding sequence ATGAAACTGACCAGGGAGCTTTACGCAGAAATGTTTGGCCCCACGGTCGGGGATCAGGTGAGGCTGGCGGATACCGAGCTGTTCATCCAGGTCGAGCGCGACCTGATCGCGGAGAATGGAGGCTACGGCGGCGAGGTGAAGTTTGGCGGAGGCAAGGTGATCCGCGACGGCATGGGCCAGTCGCCGCTGGCGCTGGATCATGAGTGTCTCGATCTGGTCATTACGAATGCCCTCATCCTCGATCCGGTGCAGGGCGTGATCAAGGCCGACATCGGCGTGAAGCACGGCCGCATCGTGGGTATCGGGCATGCGGGAAATCCGCTCATCCAGAACGGCATCACGATGGTCATCGGCGCGGCGACGGATGTCATCGCAGGCGAGGGCTGCATCGTCACGGCGGGCGGGATTGATTCGCACATCCACTTTATTTGTCCTCAGCAGATCGAGCATGCCATCGCAGCGGGAACGACCACGCTGCTCGGCGGCGGCACTGGCCCGACGCATGGCACCTACGCGACCACGGTCACGCCCGGGCAATGGAACATCCATCGCATGCTCGAGGCGGCGGACGAGTACCCGGTCAACATCGGGTATCTCGGCAAGGGCAACTGCTCGACCCCCGGTCCGCTCCGTGAGCAGATCCTCGCGGGAGCCATCGGGCTCAAGCTGCATGAGGACTGGGGCACGACCCCGGCGGCTATTGACTGCTGCCTCGGTGTGGCGGACGAACTCGATGTGCAGGTGGCGATCCATACCGATACCTTGAACGAAGCGGGTTTCGTTGAGGATACGCTGCGCGCTTTCAAGGGGCGGGCGATTCACACCTATCACTCCGAGGGCGCAGGAGGAGGGCACGCACCCGATATCATTCGCGTCTGCGGCGAGGCCAACGTCCTGCCCTCGTCCACGAATCCGACGCGCCCTTACACCGTCAATACCATCGACGAGCATCTCGACATGCTCATGGTGTGTCATCACCTCGACTCAAACATTCCGGAGGATGTCGCCTTTGCAGAGTCGCGCATTCGCGGCGAGACCATCGCGGCGGAGGATCTGTTGCACGACCTGGGAGCGTTTTCCATGATGTCCAGCGACAGCCAGGCGATGGGACGTATCGGCGAAACCATCACCCGCACGTGGCAGACCGCACATAAGATGAAGGTGCAGTTTGGAAAACTCGCCGCCAGTGCTGCAGGAATTGCCCACGCGACAGCGGATAATTTCCGCGCTCTGCGCTATATCGCAAAGTACACGATCAACCCCGCCATCACGCACGGCATCGCCCACGAGGTCGGCTCGATCGAGGTGGGCAAACTCGCGGACCTCGTGGTATGGAAGCCCGCCTTCTTCGGCGTGAAGCCCGAGGTCGTGCTCAAGGGCGGCCTCATTGCCTATGCCAACATGGGCGATCCGAACGCGTCGATTCCCACGCCGCAGCCGATGTTTTATCGGCCGCAGTTTGCCGCCCATGGTCGGGCGCGCCTCGGCACGTCGGTGACTTTCGTGAGCCAGGCCTCGCTCGACCAGGGGCTGGCTGGAGCGGTGCGTGTCGGCAAGCGGCTCGTGCCAGTGCGCAATACGCGCAGGATCACCAAACGCGACCTGCTTTGGAACGACGCGATGCCGCGCATCGAGGTCGATCCCGAGACTTACACGGTGAAGGCCGACGGGGTGGAGCTTCGCTGTGCACCCGCGGAGGTCTTGCCGATGGCCCAGAGATACTTTTTGTTCTGA
- a CDS encoding urease accessory protein UreE — protein sequence MEIVRHHLHVHRSESDRIIPIPVDREVLAKRRWRAIAGDGREFGFDLDHLLSHGDFVLREEGILYAIRQREEPVFEIPLGYVPADAARVAWQLGNLHFPIQIVDEVIRVAADVAVKQMLDREQIPYFESLAVFCPVAAGAAHHHHHHD from the coding sequence ATGGAAATTGTCCGTCATCATCTGCATGTCCACCGGTCGGAATCGGATCGCATCATTCCCATCCCGGTGGATCGCGAAGTCCTCGCCAAACGCCGCTGGCGCGCCATCGCGGGCGACGGTCGGGAGTTTGGTTTCGACCTTGATCATTTGCTTTCCCATGGCGATTTCGTGCTGCGAGAGGAGGGCATTCTCTATGCGATTCGCCAGCGGGAGGAGCCCGTTTTCGAAATTCCTCTCGGCTATGTCCCGGCGGACGCGGCGCGTGTGGCGTGGCAACTGGGGAACCTCCATTTTCCGATCCAGATCGTGGACGAGGTGATACGGGTTGCGGCGGATGTCGCCGTAAAACAAATGCTCGATCGCGAACAGATTCCGTACTTTGAGTCGCTGGCCGTCTTCTGTCCGGTGGCCGCCGGGGCGGCGCATCATCACCATCATCATGATTGA